A portion of the Bacteroidota bacterium genome contains these proteins:
- a CDS encoding septum formation initiator family protein, producing MLKKTLPYIKNKYTLTLLAFVVWVSFFDKNDLLSQMELRKEVKKLEGEKNYFVTEIGKNKSDMKDLMTNPKNLEKFAREKYLMKKDNEDVFVLVKGQGTSERDE from the coding sequence ATGCTAAAAAAAACACTTCCATATATTAAAAACAAGTACACGTTGACTTTATTGGCTTTCGTTGTCTGGGTTTCCTTTTTCGACAAAAACGATCTATTATCGCAAATGGAACTTCGAAAAGAAGTAAAAAAGCTGGAGGGAGAAAAAAATTATTTTGTAACGGAGATCGGCAAGAATAAATCCGACATGAAAGATCTTATGACGAACCCGAAAAATCTCGAAAAATTTGCAAGGGAAAAATACCTGATGAAAAAGGACAATGAGGATGTGTTTGTATTGGTAAAGGGACAAGGGACGAGTGAAAGGGACGAGTGA
- a CDS encoding T9SS type A sorting domain-containing protein — protein sequence MISFLKKFFFISAHACLIFMFQPKELSGANYYLKVNGGAWNAAATWYTDACGGVTVAGSAPGAGDNVYICSGITVDIDNSGTPQCNNLTMQGGTISYSNNKTLTVNGNLTVTGGVTSTVVISGGGANPNRKFNVTGICQIDAGSTLDMGGASWTQTGAVNIDGTLNFTVTATGNKTFNNNIVISVTGTFNNSTGETPTINGNITNNGSWIGCTGGTCTYTMGSVAGTYTITGNAIAMSVLSVSSSTTVINTGILVLDGTPGNILTGNGTFTNSTNGILYVSGGVGGSPVTVTTFNSTASPNTVYYNGSGNQAVRTPTDGGYYDLVIGNSGIKNYQNAATTIVISNSLIIKDAAVFDIDGNTLNGAGSLTMTETSDFQISKLATTVPELTGTYSLTAGTITLDGGGAQTLRTSTTGGTACYNLILGNSGAKTITGLLTVNGDMTVSGNATIAAHSAFVQNCSKTFTYSSGGTTTLTAATDIGVGNFLQTTGTLNDNSNTITFCGSTFVYNGGTFTANGRATFNAAATTVSGSSTTTFNNVTINAGMTLVGHATSMNIKGADFTNNGTYTHNSGTVAITGNVTIAGTATTSFFNLRLTSGILTGHATNMNIEGTFTNNSTFAHNNGKVTFTAGNAQSIAGSTTPTTFYNLEINKTAGTTVTQTVTTVTVSNLLTMTEGIFDINTLTLNGAGGLTATGGDLQIGKTTTVVPELTGTYTLTGGTITLDGAGNQTLKTATSIPSAVGADVYYNLVFGISGAKTIAGLLTINGNATVSGSATIAATNSAFVQACAKTFTYGSTGNTTLAAGVNVTVGSYTHTGSGQLNNGSNSNFIVTGSAWNKSAGTFSTAGTGRAIFQGCAIAQTFTETAATTFIYVTINNASDITLNNNMTISGDLNFTAGNIVTGSNFVILNATTTTVTRTSGHVYGNLRKAIVAGVSSRTFEIGYGADYLPIDFTFGGATTAGNLTCSANNGDHPFVFSSTINSSKSVNRYWSVTNNSIATINYSAVFNFLAGDVDPGATTGNFDVQRYDGVAFWTATTVGTKNATNTQITGESVPASGTTRAYGIGENFGTLYTYNRLSNGTYNWSDLTTWIQERSNSITATNGSVNVVCPGSNCNFTTSLIAGDVLMFQATPGTVIGVISSITDDNNLVLTAVYGGATTTGSYGREKVPTSTDMVRIGNDNANAGATTITVDVNGSAVRIEFLATTIARNNILQHNSGVDLAIGSSIIINQPSSATNAHQWAINGGTATVQGNVQIGSGISTPNRVSRVDITTGTLTIVSNLVFFPSTTAANAVLTLNGGAGTATVNLAGVLNLDGATYYGTFTAGSNSIFNYNGTSAQTVNMGVNYANLYINNTNIASGATLAAAVTTTNVTQNLFVQSGTLKNGGFPIAGNGTKTFQVSNGAKFYMTGTSTFPTGFGTFTFGASSNTYYEQTTNPITITNVASPGYGNLFLHPAGTATQRFSNTTYYMQGNLTVGDATNTTTVNATGATATVNISGSVIISANATLNCSTNAMDLNVGGDWTNSGGTFTPGTRTIKFNGSGAQQINGTAASQTFYDINVDKPAGALTVGGSTIAITSNDITLAATNVGSFTAPASLSLNATASASDLILSGGTFIAGATINITGNWTRNSTLTAFTHNSGTVNFTGTAGQIINGTNLSETFNNIVLAKTAGQTLSTAGSIATITTNNYTQATGNFTAPATMNIGGNMLLTAGTYTAGANTNLSGNMTYNGGTLTPGANTFTFNGSASQSVSGSATYPDFNNITIDNSFPGSAVVLSKPVNVNGVFTLTDGHMITTSTNILTLGATATVTLNAPVTQDSSFVKGPVNITYATTSSLTKILPISKDNKYRRSELTIAHTATTSTQYTCEYFHLGARSLGWTKPAGVDSVSLMGYWDLNQGVGALVASASIKLYYFPENGVTDPANLCVLKGNPSVWTNIGGTGTAVGTGTITSTINFTTFSYFTFGNRTGGTNPLPIELLSFTAIKNVNKVDLNWTTATETNNDYFTVENSADGEKFEVIAHVDGAGNSVKAIKYSTVDLKPFNGISYYRLRQTDFDGKYTYSNIVSVDFASNETFFTIFPNPSVVGEAPQLRFTIDEVKGVLVVVNDINGKEVFSKVTIVEKGDDRVLAIDPTNTLPAGTYIISASSDNSIYRQKLIIK from the coding sequence ATGATATCTTTTTTAAAGAAATTTTTTTTTATTTCAGCACATGCCTGTTTGATCTTTATGTTTCAACCTAAAGAATTAAGTGGAGCCAACTATTATTTAAAAGTTAATGGCGGAGCTTGGAATGCCGCTGCCACTTGGTACACCGATGCCTGTGGAGGCGTCACTGTTGCCGGTTCTGCACCTGGTGCCGGAGATAATGTTTATATATGTTCGGGTATTACCGTTGATATAGATAATTCAGGTACTCCTCAATGCAATAATCTTACTATGCAGGGTGGAACCATTTCTTATTCCAATAATAAAACTTTAACTGTAAATGGTAATTTGACCGTTACCGGTGGCGTAACAAGTACTGTCGTTATTAGCGGCGGCGGAGCGAACCCCAATAGAAAGTTTAATGTGACAGGCATATGCCAGATTGATGCAGGTTCAACTCTGGACATGGGTGGGGCATCATGGACCCAAACGGGTGCTGTAAACATTGATGGAACGCTTAATTTTACCGTTACTGCAACGGGTAACAAAACGTTTAATAATAATATTGTTATTTCTGTAACAGGAACATTCAACAATAGTACAGGTGAAACGCCGACAATAAACGGAAATATTACAAATAATGGCAGCTGGATAGGATGTACCGGTGGAACATGTACATATACCATGGGATCTGTGGCGGGTACGTATACAATAACCGGAAATGCAATTGCGATGTCGGTACTTAGCGTTTCAAGCAGCACGACTGTTATTAATACAGGCATATTGGTTCTGGATGGTACTCCCGGTAACATTTTGACCGGTAATGGAACATTTACAAACAGTACAAACGGAATATTATATGTTTCCGGAGGAGTTGGCGGTTCCCCTGTTACCGTTACTACTTTTAATTCTACAGCTTCTCCCAATACGGTTTATTACAACGGTTCAGGTAACCAGGCTGTCCGCACTCCGACAGATGGAGGATATTATGATTTGGTTATCGGAAATAGCGGAATCAAAAACTATCAGAATGCTGCTACTACTATTGTTATTTCTAATTCCCTGATCATAAAGGATGCAGCTGTTTTTGATATTGATGGCAATACATTAAATGGAGCGGGTTCCTTAACTATGACTGAAACTTCCGACTTTCAAATCTCAAAATTAGCTACAACGGTTCCGGAGTTAACCGGCACTTATTCTCTTACAGCAGGCACTATAACATTGGATGGCGGTGGAGCCCAAACTCTCAGAACTTCAACAACAGGGGGGACTGCCTGCTATAATTTGATATTGGGTAATAGCGGCGCTAAAACAATTACAGGTTTACTTACAGTAAATGGCGACATGACAGTTTCCGGTAATGCTACTATTGCTGCTCATTCTGCCTTTGTGCAAAATTGTTCAAAAACTTTCACATATTCATCGGGCGGCACCACTACATTAACTGCGGCTACAGATATAGGGGTGGGAAATTTTTTGCAAACTACAGGTACTTTGAACGATAATTCCAATACCATTACTTTTTGCGGTTCAACCTTTGTATATAACGGAGGCACATTCACGGCCAATGGCCGGGCAACGTTTAATGCCGCAGCAACAACAGTAAGTGGTTCGTCAACAACAACATTCAATAATGTTACCATAAATGCAGGCATGACGCTTGTTGGCCATGCCACAAGTATGAACATAAAAGGAGCGGATTTTACCAATAATGGCACTTACACGCATAATAGCGGAACAGTTGCAATTACAGGTAACGTTACCATTGCAGGGACAGCCACAACTTCGTTCTTCAACCTCAGACTGACAAGTGGAATCCTTACCGGGCACGCCACTAATATGAATATTGAAGGGACCTTTACAAATAATTCAACTTTTGCTCACAATAACGGGAAAGTTACATTTACAGCCGGCAATGCTCAATCCATTGCAGGTTCTACAACTCCTACAACATTCTATAACCTTGAGATCAATAAAACTGCAGGCACCACAGTGACTCAAACTGTAACTACAGTTACGGTTTCCAATTTACTTACTATGACTGAAGGGATATTTGATATAAACACCCTTACATTAAATGGTGCCGGTGGTCTTACCGCCACAGGTGGTGATCTTCAGATTGGAAAAACGACAACTGTAGTGCCGGAACTAACAGGAACTTATACTCTTACAGGCGGAACTATTACCCTTGATGGAGCCGGAAACCAAACTTTGAAAACTGCTACATCCATTCCTTCTGCAGTAGGGGCAGATGTTTATTACAACCTTGTTTTTGGCATAAGCGGGGCTAAAACAATTGCCGGCCTGTTAACTATTAATGGTAACGCAACGGTTTCTGGTTCTGCAACTATTGCTGCCACCAACTCCGCGTTTGTTCAGGCTTGTGCCAAAACATTTACATATGGTTCGACCGGAAATACAACATTAGCCGCAGGCGTTAATGTTACAGTTGGCAGCTACACGCATACCGGATCCGGCCAATTAAATAATGGTAGCAATAGTAATTTCATTGTTACCGGCAGTGCCTGGAATAAATCAGCCGGCACTTTTTCAACCGCCGGAACAGGTAGAGCAATTTTCCAGGGATGCGCCATAGCCCAAACATTTACTGAAACAGCTGCGACTACTTTTATTTACGTAACGATTAATAATGCAAGCGACATCACATTGAATAATAATATGACCATTAGCGGCGATCTTAATTTTACTGCTGGAAATATTGTTACCGGATCAAATTTTGTTATACTTAATGCTACAACTACTACTGTTACCCGTACCAGCGGTCATGTATACGGTAATTTGCGCAAAGCAATTGTTGCCGGGGTTTCAAGCAGAACATTTGAGATCGGTTATGGTGCTGATTATTTGCCAATTGATTTTACTTTTGGAGGTGCAACTACAGCCGGAAATTTAACATGTTCCGCCAACAACGGCGATCATCCATTTGTATTTTCCTCTACAATTAACTCATCCAAATCCGTAAACAGGTATTGGTCTGTAACAAACAATTCAATTGCAACAATTAATTACAGTGCTGTATTTAATTTTCTTGCAGGAGATGTTGATCCTGGCGCAACAACAGGTAATTTTGATGTGCAGCGTTATGACGGGGTTGCATTTTGGACTGCAACAACGGTTGGAACTAAAAACGCAACCAATACACAAATTACCGGGGAATCTGTTCCGGCCAGCGGAACAACCAGGGCTTATGGGATAGGAGAAAATTTTGGCACACTGTATACTTACAACCGGCTGTCGAACGGAACGTATAATTGGAGCGATCTGACAACCTGGATCCAGGAACGTTCAAATTCTATTACAGCCACAAATGGATCTGTCAATGTTGTTTGTCCCGGAAGTAACTGCAATTTCACAACAAGTTTAATAGCGGGTGATGTGCTGATGTTTCAGGCAACGCCCGGAACAGTTATTGGTGTAATTTCATCAATTACAGATGACAATAATTTAGTTTTGACTGCCGTATATGGAGGTGCCACCACAACCGGCTCATATGGACGTGAAAAGGTTCCCACATCAACCGATATGGTAAGAATTGGAAATGATAATGCGAATGCAGGGGCAACAACAATTACTGTTGATGTAAATGGAAGCGCTGTTAGAATTGAATTTTTGGCAACGACTATTGCCCGCAACAATATTTTACAGCACAATTCAGGGGTTGATCTTGCTATTGGCAGCAGTATAATTATTAATCAGCCGAGCTCAGCCACAAATGCGCACCAATGGGCAATTAATGGCGGTACAGCGACTGTTCAGGGTAATGTTCAAATTGGAAGCGGAATATCGACTCCAAACAGGGTATCAAGGGTTGACATTACCACCGGAACATTAACTATTGTAAGTAATCTGGTGTTTTTTCCGTCAACAACGGCCGCAAACGCGGTTTTAACATTAAACGGCGGTGCCGGAACAGCAACGGTTAATTTAGCCGGAGTTCTTAACCTTGATGGAGCCACATATTATGGAACTTTTACAGCCGGATCAAACAGTATTTTTAATTATAATGGGACATCGGCTCAAACTGTTAATATGGGAGTTAATTATGCAAACTTATATATAAATAATACAAATATCGCAAGCGGAGCTACGCTGGCTGCAGCGGTAACAACAACCAATGTAACTCAGAATTTGTTTGTGCAATCAGGTACCTTAAAAAATGGTGGTTTTCCGATAGCCGGGAATGGCACCAAGACATTCCAGGTTTCAAACGGGGCAAAGTTTTATATGACGGGGACTTCAACTTTTCCCACCGGTTTTGGAACATTTACTTTTGGAGCCAGCAGTAATACTTATTATGAACAAACTACAAATCCCATTACTATAACTAATGTTGCTTCTCCGGGCTATGGCAATTTGTTCCTGCACCCTGCAGGAACGGCAACGCAACGTTTTTCTAATACTACTTATTACATGCAGGGTAATTTAACAGTTGGAGATGCTACTAATACTACAACAGTAAATGCTACAGGTGCTACCGCAACTGTTAATATTTCCGGAAGTGTTATTATAAGCGCCAATGCTACATTAAATTGCAGTACCAATGCAATGGATCTGAATGTCGGAGGCGATTGGACAAACAGCGGAGGAACATTCACACCCGGAACAAGGACTATTAAATTTAATGGGTCAGGTGCGCAACAAATCAATGGGACTGCTGCGTCACAAACATTTTATGATATTAATGTTGATAAACCGGCCGGAGCCTTAACTGTTGGCGGATCAACGATTGCTATAACATCTAATGATATTACACTCGCAGCTACAAATGTGGGAAGCTTTACAGCACCGGCCAGCTTAAGTCTTAATGCAACCGCATCAGCTTCTGATCTGATCCTGTCAGGCGGGACATTTATAGCCGGTGCAACCATCAATATTACCGGTAATTGGACACGTAATAGTACTTTAACAGCCTTTACTCATAACAGTGGTACGGTTAATTTTACAGGCACTGCAGGGCAGATCATCAATGGCACTAATTTATCTGAAACGTTTAATAATATAGTACTTGCAAAAACTGCGGGTCAGACATTGAGCACCGCAGGAAGCATTGCCACAATTACAACAAATAACTATACCCAAGCTACCGGTAATTTTACCGCTCCTGCCACAATGAACATTGGTGGAAATATGCTATTGACAGCTGGCACTTATACAGCCGGGGCTAATACTAATTTATCCGGCAATATGACTTATAATGGAGGGACTTTGACACCGGGAGCTAATACATTTACATTTAATGGAAGCGCAAGTCAATCGGTCAGCGGAAGTGCAACATATCCGGATTTTAATAACATTACTATTGATAACAGTTTTCCGGGTAGCGCTGTTGTTTTAAGTAAGCCTGTTAATGTAAATGGTGTCTTTACTTTAACGGATGGACACATGATCACCACTTCAACAAACATATTGACATTGGGCGCAACAGCAACGGTTACATTAAATGCACCTGTTACACAGGACAGTAGTTTTGTAAAGGGGCCTGTAAATATTACTTATGCTACAACTTCTTCTCTTACAAAGATTTTACCCATTAGTAAGGATAACAAATACCGTAGATCTGAACTTACTATTGCTCATACTGCCACTACTTCTACTCAGTATACCTGTGAATATTTTCATCTTGGAGCCCGTTCCCTTGGCTGGACCAAGCCTGCGGGTGTAGATAGTGTATCGTTAATGGGTTATTGGGATTTGAACCAGGGAGTAGGGGCTTTAGTTGCATCTGCAAGTATAAAACTGTATTATTTTCCTGAGAATGGCGTAACCGACCCTGCAAATTTGTGTGTTCTTAAGGGTAATCCATCCGTATGGACAAATATCGGGGGAACAGGAACCGCAGTCGGAACGGGAACTATTACATCAACAATTAATTTTACAACATTCAGTTACTTTACTTTTGGCAACAGAACAGGCGGGACCAACCCTTTACCTATAGAACTTCTTTCATTCACTGCGATAAAAAATGTGAATAAGGTTGATCTGAATTGGACCACTGCAACGGAAACAAACAACGATTATTTTACCGTAGAAAACAGTGCGGACGGGGAAAAATTTGAAGTCATAGCCCATGTTGATGGGGCAGGAAACAGTGTGAAAGCAATCAAGTATTCGACAGTCGACCTCAAACCATTTAATGGAATTTCATATTATCGCTTAAGACAGACAGACTTTGACGGGAAATATACCTATTCAAATATAGTGTCAGTTGATTTTGCAAGTAATGAAACCTTCTTTACAATATTCCCTAATCCTTCAGTTGTAGGTGAGGCACCTCAATTAAGATTCACTATTGATGAAGTCAAAGGTGTTCTGGTGGTTGTTAATGACATTAACGGGAAAGAGGTTTTTTCTAAAGTTACAATTGTAGAAAAGGGAGATGATCGGGTTCTTGCAATTGATCCCACGAATACATTGCCGGCCGGGACCTACATTATTTCGGCTTCTTCAGATAACTCTATATACAGACAGAAGCTGATTATTAAATAG